A section of the Paramisgurnus dabryanus chromosome 4, PD_genome_1.1, whole genome shotgun sequence genome encodes:
- the tapt1b gene encoding transmembrane anterior posterior transformation protein 1 homolog, with protein sequence MADSVAAGLGDENDTENEDKEREKHLIGGVNKTKKHIGASDVTETLGFYERNAKSKERKSNVSDLSLVRFISAELTRGYFLEHNEAKYTERRERVYTCLRIPKELEKLMIFGFFLCLDVFLYVFTLLPLRVLLALIRLLTLPCCGLSGSRILQPAQVCDVLKGFIMILCYFMMHYVDYAMMYHLIRGQSVIKLYIIYNMLEVADRLFSSFGQDILDALYWTATEPKERKRAHIGVIPHFFMAVLYVFLHAILIMVQATTLNVAFNSHNKSLLTIMMSNNFVEIKGSVFKKFEKNNLFQMSNSDIKERFTNYTLLLIVCLRNMEQFSWNPDHLWVLFPDVCMVIASEIAVDVVKHAFITKFNDITADVYSEYRASLAFDLVSSRQKNAYTDYSDSVSRRMGFIPLPLALLLIRVVTSSVKIQGSLSIVCVVLFYLGMITLKVLNSIVLLGKSCMYVKEANMEEKLFQNPPSATPSRVSSRAHRTKHTQEPPGEPVDEGVASSVTTQPTHKIERPAPQIPTSESDLFLTTPDESEEKSLNQDESELKHRAPKKDLLEIDRFTICGNRID encoded by the exons ATGGCGGACTCAGTAGCGGCTGGGCTTGGAGACGAAAACGATACAGAAAACGAGGAtaaggagagagagaaacatCTCATCGGCGGCGTCAACAAGACGAAGAAACACATCGGCGCTTCAGACGTTACGGAAACGCTGGGATTTTACGAGAGAAATGCGAAgagtaaagaaagaaagagcaaTGTGTCAG ATCTCTCGCTAGTGAGGTTTATTAGTGCTGAGCTGACAAGAGGATATTTTTTGGAACACAATGAGGCCAAATACACGGAGCGGAGAGAGAGGGTCTATACCTGCCTGCGTATTCCCAAAGAACTGGAGAAG CTGATGATCTTTGGGTTTTTCCTGTGTCTGGATGTGTTTCTGTATGTGTTCACACTGCTGCCTCTCAGAGTATTGTTAGCTCTGATCAGACTGCTGACGCTGCCCTGTTGCGGTCTcag TGGATCTCGTATCTTGCAGCCTGCTCAGGTATGTGATGTTCTCAAGGGTTTCATCATGATTCTGTGTTACTTCATGATGCATTACGTGGATTATGCCATGATGTACCACCTGATCCGGGGTCAGTCTGTCATCAAACTCTACATCATCTATAACATGTTGGAG GTGGCGGATCGGTTGTTCTCTTCTTTTGGTCAGGATATTCTGGATGCTTTGTACTGGACTGCCACCGAACctaaagagagaaaaagagcaCATATAGGAGTGATCCCACATTTCTTTATGGCTGTTCTCTATGTCT TTCTGCACGCCATTTTAATCATGGTCCAGGCTACCACATTAAACGTGGCTTTCAACTCGCACAACAAGTCACTGCTAACTATCATGATGTCTAATAAT TTTGTTGAGATCAAAGGAAGCGTATTCAAAAAATTTGAGAAAAACAACCTCTTTCAGATGTCCAATAGTG ACATTAAAGAAAGATTTACAAACTACACCCTCCTACTGATTGTCTGTCTCAGAAACATGGAGCAGTTCTCCTGGAATCCAG ATCATCTGTGGGTGTTGTTTCCGGACGTGTGCATGGTCATTGCCTCAGAGATCGCGGTGGATGTTGTCAAACATGCCTTCATCACCAAGTTTAATGACATCACAGCAGAT GTCTACAGTGAATACAGAGCAAGTCTAGCCTTTGATTTGGTCAGCAGTAGACAGAAAAAT GCATACACAGACTACAGTGACAGTGTGTCAAGGAGAATGGGCTTTATTCCTCTTCCTCTTGCTCTCCTG TTGATTCGGGTGGTGACCAGTTCTGTGAAGATCCAAGGCTCTCTGTCCATTGTGTGCGTGGTGCTGTTTTATCTGGG TATGATCACCCTAAAGGTGCTGAACAGTATTGTGTTGCTGGGAAAATCCTGTATGTATGTGAAGGAGGCAAACATGGAGGAGAAGTTATTTCAAAATCCCCCCTCCGCTACACCCAGCAGAGTTTCCAGCAGAGCACATCGaaccaaacacacacaagaaCCACCAG GTGAGCCAGTGGATGAGGGCGTGGCTTCATCAGTAACCACTCAGCCCACCCACAAGATTGAAAGGCCCGCCCCTCAAATCCCCACCAGCGAATCAGATCTGTTCCTCACTACACCAGATGAATCAGAGGAAAAAAGCCTCAATCAGGACGAATCTGAACTTAAACACAGAGCTCCCAAAAAAGACTTGTTGGAGATCGATCGCTTCACTATCTGTGGTAACCGTATCGACTGA